One window of the Cryptomeria japonica chromosome 7, Sugi_1.0, whole genome shotgun sequence genome contains the following:
- the LOC131078502 gene encoding putative multidrug resistance protein, whose translation MCFSEAFCWARTAERQASRIRRKYLMAVLRQEVAFFDTAGVDTAEVVNSISNDTLIIQDVLSEKVPIFIMNLTTFLSCYGAAFYLQWKLALVTLPFITLMIIPGVLYGRKLMAIGGKMLAEHNKASSIADQALSAVRTVYSFVAEEKVMAKFSSALEGTVKLGIKQGLAKGLTMGAIGVNFAIWGFITWYGSTLVLHHGVSPGKILGTGYALILGALALGTALPNIKYFSEASTAAFQIFEMIHRVPEINWEDTNGKVLEKVSGEIELRGVEFIYPSRPDTVILSNFNLIIPAGKTVALVGGSGSGKSTVISLIERFYDPLKGEILLDGENIQNLQLKWLRTQIGLVSQEPALFATSIYENLLFGKEDATMDDVVNAAKDSNAHDFISQLPDGYHTQVGERGVQMSRGQKQRIAIARAILKRPQILLLDEATSALDTESEKIVQEALDKASMDRTTVVVAHRLSTIRNADKIAVVQNGAVIEAGKHEELIHKPNGAYAALVQLQQVNPNHGQMQRSDSVSISAASILLSSRSRQSSWKGSYRSRSRRTVPEQENKDEEENNQMKNEEMKAPPPSFRRLLALNAPEWKQALMGCAGAIGNGALQPAYAFTLGSIISVLFLKDEDEMKRKVKIYCTIFVCLSLWSCVVSFLQHYNFAAMGELLTRRIRLMMLGKLLTFEIGWFDLDENSSGALCSMLGKEANVVRSLVADRVSLLTEALSGVGVACILGLVIAWRLAIVIIALQPLIITCYYTRKVLLRNIAKKSVEYQEEGCLVAAESVVNHRTITALCSQDRILRLFDSKQEVPHREISKDSWYAGLGLAASQALTILNWAMDLWYGGKLVSQGIITKVDLFRTILILIRAGRIIADAGSMTSDLARGPDTVESLFEILDKNTLICPDDPEGIKPQKLEGNVDLENVDFAYPTRPNIIIFQNFFLNIKAGSSMALVGQSGCGKSTIIGLIERFYDPLKGRVKLDGKDIRCYNLRSLRQHIALVGQEPTLFAGSIRENIAYGKDDATEAEVIEAAKAANAHEFISCLQDGYDTNTGERGVQLSGGQKQRIAIARAIIKNPSILLLDEATSALDAQSEKVVQEALDGVMVGRTSVIVAHRLTTIQNSDCIAVIEKGRIVEQGSHSRLLRKGEGGAYFSLVKIQPLP comes from the exons ATGTGTTTTTCAGAGGCTTTTTGCTGGGCAAGGACTGCAGAAAGGCAAGCTTCTCGCATTCGTAGAAAGTATCTGATGGCTGTCCTGAGGCAGGAGGTTGCATTTTTCGACACTGCAGGCGTTGATACGGCTGAGGTTGTCAACAGCATCTCCAATGATACACTCATCATACAAGATGTTTTGAGTGAAAAG GTTCCCATTTTCATCATGAATTTGACTACGTTCTTGAGCTGCTACGGTGCTGCCTTCTATTTGCAATGGAAGCTTGCTTTGGTGACTTTACCCTTCATTACATTAATGATAATACCAGGAGTGCTTTACGGGCGAAAGTTGATGGCCATTGGTGGGAAGATGCTTGCAGAGCATAACAAAGCCAGCAGCATCGCCGACCAAGCTCTTTCCGCAGTCAGAACTGTGTATTCCTTTGTTGCTGAAGAGAAAGTTATGGCCAAGTTCTCATCTGCCCTAGAAGGAACTGTAAAGCTTGGGATTAAACAGGGCCTGGCAAAAGGCCTGACTATGGGTGCCATTGGTGTCAATTTCGCTATATGGGGTTTCATTACATGGTATGGAAGCACACTTGTCCTGCACCATGGAGTTTCACCAGGAAAGATTCTTGGAACGGGATATGCTCTCATCCTAGGTGCCCT GGCTTTGGGGACAGCATTGCCAAACATCAAGTACTTTTCTGAAGCATCCACCGCGgcatttcaaatatttgaaatgaTTCACAGAGTTCCAGAGATCAATTGGGAGGATACAAATGGAAAAGTATTGGAAAAAGTCTCAGGGGAAATCGAATTAAGAGGTGTGGAGTTCATATATCCTTCCCGGCCAGACACCGTAATTTTGAGCAATTTCAATCTCATAATTCCAGCAGGGAAAACCGTGGCTCTAGTTGGTGGCAGTGGTTCAGGAAAATCTACGGTCATTTCGTTAATAGAACGCTTCTATGATCCCCTCAAAGGAGAAATTCTTCTGGATGGAGAGAACATTCAAAACCTTCAGCTCAAATGGTTGAGAACCCAAATTGGGCTCGTTAGTCAAGAGCCTGCACTTTTTGCTACCTCTATCTATGAAAACCTCCTGTTTGGTAAAGAGGACGCCACCATGGATGATGTTGTGAATGCAGCGAAAGACTCGAATGCTCACGACTTCATCAGCCAACTTCCAGATGGTTATCATACTCAA GTGGGTGAGCGGGGGGTGCAGATGTCCAGGGGCCAAAAGCAACGAATAGCAATAGCAAGAGCAATTCTGAAACGTCCTCAAATCCTACTCTTAGATGAGGCCACAAGTGCATTAGATACAGAATCAGAAAAAATAGTTCAGGAGGCCCTTGACAAGGCTTCCATGGACCGCACAACAGTGGTTGTAGCACATCGTCTCTCCACCATACGCAATGCAGATAAAATAGCAGTGGTTCAAAACGGTGCAGTGATTGAAGCTGGCAAACACGAAGAACTCATTCATAAGCCTAATGGAGCTTACGCAGCTCTGGTGCAATTGCAGCAAGTGAACCCAAACCATGGGCAAATGCAAAGAAGTGATTCTGTGAGTATTTCTGCAGCTAGTATTTTATTATCTAGCAGAAGCAGACAGAGCTCCTGGAAAGGATCATACCGAAGTAGATCAAGGCGTACAGTTCCAGAGCAAGAAAACAAGGACGAAGAAGAAAACAATCAGATGAAAAACGAGGAGATGAAAGCTCCTCCTCCTTCGTTCAGGAGACTGTTGGCGCTGAATGCTCCAGAATGGAAGCAGGCTCTTATGGGCTGTGCAGGGGCCATTGGTAACGGAGCTTTGCAGCCTGCCTATGCTTTTACATTGGGCTCCATTATAAGCGTCCTGTTCTTAAAAGACGAAGACGAGATGAAGCGAAAGGTGAAGATTTATTGCACCATTTTTGTGTGTTTATCTCTCTGGTCTTGTGTGGTGAGCTTTCTTCAGCATTATAACTTTGCCGCCATGGGGGAGTTGCTGACCAGAAGGATTCGGCTCATGATGTTGGGTAAACTtttaacttttgaaattggatggtTTGACCTGGACGAGAATTCAAGCGGAGCCCTGTGTTCGATGCTAGGAAAGGAAGCTAATGTG GTGAGGTCTCTGGTGGCCGATCGAGTATCTCTGTTAACTGAAGCTCTGTCTGGAGTGGGCGTTGCCTGCATACTTGGCCTTGTCATAGCATGGCGTCTCGCTATTGTAATAATTGCATTACAACCTCTCATAATAACATGCTACTATACGAGAAAAGTTCTTCTCCGGAACATTGCCAAAAAGTCGGTCGAATACCAAGAGGAAGGCTGCCTGGTAGCTGCAGAATCAGTGGTAAACCACAGAACCATAACTGCTCTCTGTTCACAGGACAGAATTCTCCGCTTATTTGATTCCAAACAGGAAGTTCCTCACAGAGAAATCAGTAAGGATTCGTGGTATGCAGGATTGGGCCTGGCAGCCTCTCAGGCTCTTACCATATTGAATTGGGCAATGGATCTCTGGTACGGAGGAAAGTTGGTTAGCCAAGGAATCATTACAAAAGTGGATCTGTTCAGAACCATTTTAATTTTGATAAGAGCAGGTAGAATAATAGCAGATGCAGGGAGTATGACTTCAGATCTTGCCAGGGGACCTGATACCGTGGAGTCCCTGTTTGAAATTCTTGACAAAAACACACTTATATGTCCAGATGATCCAGAGGGCATTAAACCTCAAAAACTGGAAGGTAATGTGGACTTGGAAAACGTCGATTTCGCTTATCCAACTCGTCCCAATATCATTATTTTCCAGAATTTTTTCCTGAACATTAAGGCCGGAAGTAGCATGGCTCTGGTAGGACAGAGTGGGTGTGGAAAGTCTACTATCATTGGATTGATCGAGAGGTTCTATGATCCACTAAAAGGAAGGGTGAAATTAGATGGAAAGGACATCAGGTGTTACAATCTGAGATCTCTAAGACAACATATAGCTTTGGTTGGGCAGGAGCCTACATTATTTGCTGGGAGTATTCGTGAGAACATTGCATATGGTAAAGATGATGCAACTGAAGCAGAGGTGATCGAAGCTGCCAAGGCTGCAAATGCCCACGAATTCATCTC ATGTTTACAGGATGGATATGATACAAACACAGGGGAGAGAGGTGTGCAATTGTCAGGAGGGCAGAAGCAGAGAATTGCCATAGCCAGGGCGATCATCAAGAATCCAAGCATCCTGCTTTTAGATGAGGCCACCAGTGCATTGGATGCCCAGTCTGAGAAGGTGGTTCAAGAGGCCCTAGACGGAGTCATGGTGGGAAGAACAAGTGTCATTGTAGCCCATAGGTTGACTACCATCCAGAATTCTGATTGCATAGCAGTAATTGAGAAGGGAAGAATTGTGGAGCAAGGAAGTCATTCTCGGTTGCTAAGAAAAGGCGAAGGAGGTGCTTATTTTTCTCTTGTGAAGATTCAACCCTTGCCCTGA